AGCGAAGGGCGCGACCCCATTGAAGACTTGCAGAACCTCCGCACGGAAATCAAACTTTACAGCGAAGACCTGGCCAAACAACCCTGGTTTGTCGTCGCCAATAAAATGGACCTGGAAGGTGCGGAAGACAACCTGGCCAGCTTCAGACTGCGCTTCCCGAAGGTGGATGTGGTCCCCCTTTCCGCCCTCAACGGTGACGGCATCGCACAACTCAAGAGCAAGCTCGATCAACTCGTAGGCTATAAATTCGTTCACTGATTCCCGTTCCGCCCAACACTGCCTCAAACACAACCCCATGAACGCTCCGCTCTCCACGCCAGCCGATCCCGACCAGCTGCTGTGCCGCATTGCCGGAATCGGAGACCTCTTCGCCATTGAAGGGGAATTCGTCACCGGCAAGGAAATACCCAGCGGCCACATCAACACCACTTACAAAGCCACCTACCGCAAAAGCGACGGGACGGAAGACTCCTACATTCTGCAGCGCATCAACGACTATGTCTTCAAAGACCCGAGGGCCGTCATGCGCAACGTGGAAAAAGTCACCCGCCATATCAACTGGAAAGTGCTGCGCCGTGTGAAAGACTCCGCCGGGCAGACCCTGAATCTCTACCCGGCGCGCGGCGGGCGCAACTACATAGACATCCCCGGAGACGGCATCTGGCGCTGCTACAACTATCTGGCCGGCACGCATACGTACGACGTAGTGGAAAACACGCGCCAAGCCTATCAGGCCGGTTTCGCCTTCGGATCTTTCCAGGACCTGATCAGCGACATGAATCCGGACGACATTGTGGAAACCATTCCCGGCTTTCATCACACCCGGAATCGCTACAACCGCCTCATGGAAGTGGCGGAGCAGGATCCCCGGGGGCGGCTTTCCTCCTGCCGGGCAGAGCTGGAATTCATCAGGGCGCGGGAGCAGGACGTAGACCGTCTCCTGGACCTCCAGACAAAAGGCATACTGCCCACCCGCATCACCCACAACGACACCAAGATCAACAACGTCATGCTGGACGAAGACACGGACCACGCCGTCTGCGTCATTGATCTGGATACGGTTATGCCCGGCCTCGTCCTGTACGACTTCGGGGACATGGTGCGCACCGTCACTCCGCCAACGGAAGAAGATGAGGAAGACCTGAGCAAAGTCCGCATGCGCATGCCCATGTTCCAATCCATTGTGGAAGGTTATCTGCAGGCCGCGCACGGATTCCTGACCCAAGCGGAAATAGATCAGCTCGCCTTTTCCGGAAAGCTTATCACGCTGGAAATCGGCATCCGCTTCCTTACGGATTATCTGGAAGGGGACCAATACTTCAAGGTTTCCCGGCCCGGACACAACCTGATCCGCTGCCGGACCCAGCTTAAGCTGGTGGAATGCATTGAACAGGAACTTCCAGCCATGGAGCAGTATGTCCAGAGGCTGGCAAGGGGCCTGACCAGGA
This genomic stretch from Akkermansia biwaensis harbors:
- a CDS encoding phosphotransferase enzyme family protein, which codes for MNAPLSTPADPDQLLCRIAGIGDLFAIEGEFVTGKEIPSGHINTTYKATYRKSDGTEDSYILQRINDYVFKDPRAVMRNVEKVTRHINWKVLRRVKDSAGQTLNLYPARGGRNYIDIPGDGIWRCYNYLAGTHTYDVVENTRQAYQAGFAFGSFQDLISDMNPDDIVETIPGFHHTRNRYNRLMEVAEQDPRGRLSSCRAELEFIRAREQDVDRLLDLQTKGILPTRITHNDTKINNVMLDEDTDHAVCVIDLDTVMPGLVLYDFGDMVRTVTPPTEEDEEDLSKVRMRMPMFQSIVEGYLQAAHGFLTQAEIDQLAFSGKLITLEIGIRFLTDYLEGDQYFKVSRPGHNLIRCRTQLKLVECIEQELPAMEQYVQRLARGLTRK